A single region of the Peptococcus niger genome encodes:
- a CDS encoding phosphatidylglycerophosphatase A family protein, producing MSQDQTDLRRAAVQQLEGRGIDLEAIADLVLDLQKKYIPALTLADCVKAVNAVLDKQDVQYAVLTGLFLDECCEQGKMPAGLQEAMVSDAGLFGIDEALAMSIANIYGTIGITNFGYLDKMKPGIIGQLDQHPQAVHTFSDDLVGAIAAAAAARLAHQIK from the coding sequence ATGAGTCAAGACCAGACGGATTTACGCCGGGCGGCTGTTCAGCAGCTGGAGGGACGCGGCATTGACCTTGAGGCCATCGCTGACTTGGTTTTGGATCTACAGAAGAAATATATTCCCGCCCTGACCCTGGCGGACTGTGTTAAAGCGGTCAATGCGGTCCTGGACAAACAGGATGTCCAGTATGCGGTGTTAACCGGCTTATTTTTAGATGAATGCTGTGAACAAGGAAAGATGCCGGCCGGGCTTCAGGAGGCCATGGTGTCCGATGCGGGCCTCTTCGGCATTGACGAGGCCTTGGCCATGTCCATTGCCAATATATACGGCACCATCGGCATCACCAATTTTGGCTATCTGGATAAGATGAAGCCCGGCATTATCGGTCAATTGGACCAGCACCCGCAGGCCGTTCATACCTTTTCAGATGACCTGGTCGGGGCCATTGCCGCAGCGGCAGCAGCGCGTTTGGCGCATCAAATTAAATGA